A genome region from Manihot esculenta cultivar AM560-2 chromosome 5, M.esculenta_v8, whole genome shotgun sequence includes the following:
- the LOC110614811 gene encoding protein LATE ELONGATED HYPOCOTYL isoform X1 has protein sequence MDTYSSGEDLVIKTRKPYTITKQRERWTEEEHNRFLEALKLYGRAWQRIEEHIGTKTAVQIRSHAQKFFSKLEKEAVAKGVPIGQALDIDIPPPRPKRKPHNPYPRKTGVGPPPSHVAVKDGNPLNCKQTLDLEKEPPPEKSSGDEKHANGKENQDNSRSEVFTVVQEAHCPSVPSANKNSVPMPEALRKSCSVREFVPSLKEVVNQDASNESYITIELHGNQKLDKPDAKQTVQDNGTNKGAKLASCPFHEKFVQGKKSNEFNNALPTDEMEAVQNYPRHVPVHVLDGSLGTCTHTPPSDVSFQDSIFQPIGEVHGHPNLYSYPAASTTTQNQTYPPSLAPTHHNQDDYRSFLHISSAFSSLIVSTLLQNPAAHAAASFAATFWPYANMASSADSPPCAQGGFPSRQMNSAPSMAAIAAATVAAATAWWAAHGLLPLCAPLHAAFTCSPAATAVPSVDAGQVPAARTERKETTLRNPHLQDQQLDLERSEALQAQNSASKSPNVSLSDSDESGGPKQNTVSKSTDHEMAATAPDIHDPSKMKNRKQVDRSSCGSNTSSSSEVETDAPKKLEKDKEESKEVDPNHLANESSSRRSRCSSNTSDSWKEVSEEGRLAFQALFSREILPQSFSPPHDLKGEAHRKDIVEDKQNTDEKDGNASPVNITSMIRESCTSHHELEKKYSGENGLLTIGLGHGKLKARRTGFKPYKRCSMEAKENRVMTTGCQYEEKGPKRIRVDGEALI, from the exons ATGGACACATACTCCTCCGGAGAAGACTTGGTTATTAAG ACAAGAAAACCTTATACAATTACCAAGCAACGTGAACGATGGACAGAGGAGGAGCATAATAGGTTCCTAGAAGCCTTGAAGCTCTATGGACGAGCTTGGCAGCGCATAGAAG AACATATAGGAACAAAAACTGCTGTACAGATCAGGAGTCATGCACAGAAATTCTTTTCAAAG TTGGAGAAGGAGGCTGTTGCTAAAGGTGTTCCAATAGGACAAGCACTTGACATAGACATTCCACCTCCGCGTCCTAAGAGGAAACCGCACAATCCTTATCCTCGAAAGACTGGTGTGGGTCCTCCGCCTTCTCATGTGGCAGTGAAGGATGGAAATCCTTTAAATTGTAAACAAACTTTGGACCTGGAGAAAGAACCACCGCCTGAG AAATCCAGTGGAGATGAGAAGCACGCAAATGGAAAAGAAAACCAGGATAACAGTCGCTCAGAAGTCTTTACTGTTGTCCAAGAAGCTCACTGTCCCTCTGTGCCTTCAGCGAACAAGAATTCTGTCCCCATGCCAGAGGCACTAAGAAAATCATGCTCAGTTAGGGAGTTTGTACCTTCACTGAAGGAGGTGGTAAATCAAGATGCAAGTAATGAATCCTATATCACTATTGAACTTCATGGAAATCAGAAGCTAGATAAGCCTGATGCCAAACAGACGGTTCAAGATAATGGCACTAATAAAGGTGCAAAGTTGGCATCCTGCCCTTTTCATGAGAAATTTGTTCAGGGAAAGAAGTCAAATGAATTTAACAATGCATTGCCAACAGATGAAATGGAAGCTGTGCAGAATTATCCAAGGCATGTGCCTGTGCATGTTTTAGATGGGAGCTTGGGAACGTGCACGCATACTCCTCCCTCAGATGTTTCATTCCAGGACTCCATTTTTCAACCAATAGGTGAAGTTCATGGGCATCCCAATTTATACTCCTATCCAGCTGCATCTACTACTACTCAAAATCAGACTTATCCTCCTTCCTTAGCCCCAACTCACCATAATCAAGATGACTATAGATCATTTCTCCATATATCCTCCGCATTTTCGAGTCTTATTGTATCAACACTGCTACAAAACCCAGCAGCCCATGCTGCAGCAAGCTTTGCAGCAACCTTCTGGCCCTATGCTAACATGGCAAGTTCTGCAGATTCTCCACCATGTGCTCAAGGAGGTTTTCCATCAAGGCAAATGAATTCAGCTCCCAGTATGGCAGCGATTGCTGCTGCTACGGTGGCAGCAGCAACTGCATGGTGGGCAGCCCATGGATTACTCCCCTTATGTGCCCCTCTCCATGCTGCCTTTACCTGCTCTCCTGCTGCAACTGCAGTTCCATCAGTGGATGCGGGCCAAGTTCCTGCAGCCAGGACAGAAAGGAAGGAAACTACTCTCAGGAATCCTCATTTGCAAGATCAGCAGTTGGATCTAGAACGCTCTGAAGCTTTGCAAGCTCAAAATTCAGCATCTAAATCACCAAATGTGTCTTTGTCTGATTCTGACGAGAGTGGAGGTCCAAAGCAAAATACCGTGTCAAAATCTACTGACCATGAGATGGCTGCCACAGCACCTGATATCCATGATCCGAGCAAAATGAAAAACAGAAAACAGGTTGACCGTTCTTCATGTGGTTCAAACACATCTTCTAGTAGTGAAGTAGAGACAGATGCACCTAAGAAGCTTGAAAAAGACAAGGAAGAGTCAAAAGAAGTTGATCCTAACCATCTGGCTAATGAGTCTAGTAGTCGTCGCAGTAGATGCAGTAGCAACACGAGTGATTCATGGAAGGAGGTATCTGAAGAG GGGCGACTGGCTTTTCAAGCTCTCTTCTCCAGGGAGATATTGCCACAAAGCTTCTCTCCACCACATGATCTGAAGGGTGAGGCACACCGGAAAGATATCGTTGAAGATAAGCAGAATACAGATGAGAAGGACGGAAACGCATCACCTGTGAATATCACCAGCATGATACGTGAATCCTGTACCAGCCATCATGAACTGGAGAAAAAATACAGCGGGGAGAACGGGCTGCTGACTATCGGGCTTGGACATGGGAAGCTAAAGGCTCGTCGAACAGGATTTAAACCCTACAAAAGATGTTCAATGGAGGCCAAGGAAAACAGGGTGATGACCACCGGCTGCCAATACGAGGAGAAAGGCCCCAAGAGGATACGTGTTGATGGGGAagctttaatttaa
- the LOC110614811 gene encoding protein LATE ELONGATED HYPOCOTYL isoform X2, which produces MDTYSSGEDLVIKTRKPYTITKQRERWTEEEHNRFLEALKLYGRAWQRIEEHIGTKTAVQIRSHAQKFFSKLEKEAVAKGVPIGQALDIDIPPPRPKRKPHNPYPRKTGVGPPPSHVAVKDGNPLNCKQTLDLEKEPPPEKSSGDEKHANGKENQDNSRSEVFTVVQEAHCPSVPSANKNSVPMPEALRKSCSVREFVPSLKEVVNQDASNESYITIELHGNQKLDKPDAKQTVQDNGTNKDEMEAVQNYPRHVPVHVLDGSLGTCTHTPPSDVSFQDSIFQPIGEVHGHPNLYSYPAASTTTQNQTYPPSLAPTHHNQDDYRSFLHISSAFSSLIVSTLLQNPAAHAAASFAATFWPYANMASSADSPPCAQGGFPSRQMNSAPSMAAIAAATVAAATAWWAAHGLLPLCAPLHAAFTCSPAATAVPSVDAGQVPAARTERKETTLRNPHLQDQQLDLERSEALQAQNSASKSPNVSLSDSDESGGPKQNTVSKSTDHEMAATAPDIHDPSKMKNRKQVDRSSCGSNTSSSSEVETDAPKKLEKDKEESKEVDPNHLANESSSRRSRCSSNTSDSWKEVSEEGRLAFQALFSREILPQSFSPPHDLKGEAHRKDIVEDKQNTDEKDGNASPVNITSMIRESCTSHHELEKKYSGENGLLTIGLGHGKLKARRTGFKPYKRCSMEAKENRVMTTGCQYEEKGPKRIRVDGEALI; this is translated from the exons ATGGACACATACTCCTCCGGAGAAGACTTGGTTATTAAG ACAAGAAAACCTTATACAATTACCAAGCAACGTGAACGATGGACAGAGGAGGAGCATAATAGGTTCCTAGAAGCCTTGAAGCTCTATGGACGAGCTTGGCAGCGCATAGAAG AACATATAGGAACAAAAACTGCTGTACAGATCAGGAGTCATGCACAGAAATTCTTTTCAAAG TTGGAGAAGGAGGCTGTTGCTAAAGGTGTTCCAATAGGACAAGCACTTGACATAGACATTCCACCTCCGCGTCCTAAGAGGAAACCGCACAATCCTTATCCTCGAAAGACTGGTGTGGGTCCTCCGCCTTCTCATGTGGCAGTGAAGGATGGAAATCCTTTAAATTGTAAACAAACTTTGGACCTGGAGAAAGAACCACCGCCTGAG AAATCCAGTGGAGATGAGAAGCACGCAAATGGAAAAGAAAACCAGGATAACAGTCGCTCAGAAGTCTTTACTGTTGTCCAAGAAGCTCACTGTCCCTCTGTGCCTTCAGCGAACAAGAATTCTGTCCCCATGCCAGAGGCACTAAGAAAATCATGCTCAGTTAGGGAGTTTGTACCTTCACTGAAGGAGGTGGTAAATCAAGATGCAAGTAATGAATCCTATATCACTATTGAACTTCATGGAAATCAGAAGCTAGATAAGCCTGATGCCAAACAGACGGTTCAAGATAATGGCACTAATAAAG ATGAAATGGAAGCTGTGCAGAATTATCCAAGGCATGTGCCTGTGCATGTTTTAGATGGGAGCTTGGGAACGTGCACGCATACTCCTCCCTCAGATGTTTCATTCCAGGACTCCATTTTTCAACCAATAGGTGAAGTTCATGGGCATCCCAATTTATACTCCTATCCAGCTGCATCTACTACTACTCAAAATCAGACTTATCCTCCTTCCTTAGCCCCAACTCACCATAATCAAGATGACTATAGATCATTTCTCCATATATCCTCCGCATTTTCGAGTCTTATTGTATCAACACTGCTACAAAACCCAGCAGCCCATGCTGCAGCAAGCTTTGCAGCAACCTTCTGGCCCTATGCTAACATGGCAAGTTCTGCAGATTCTCCACCATGTGCTCAAGGAGGTTTTCCATCAAGGCAAATGAATTCAGCTCCCAGTATGGCAGCGATTGCTGCTGCTACGGTGGCAGCAGCAACTGCATGGTGGGCAGCCCATGGATTACTCCCCTTATGTGCCCCTCTCCATGCTGCCTTTACCTGCTCTCCTGCTGCAACTGCAGTTCCATCAGTGGATGCGGGCCAAGTTCCTGCAGCCAGGACAGAAAGGAAGGAAACTACTCTCAGGAATCCTCATTTGCAAGATCAGCAGTTGGATCTAGAACGCTCTGAAGCTTTGCAAGCTCAAAATTCAGCATCTAAATCACCAAATGTGTCTTTGTCTGATTCTGACGAGAGTGGAGGTCCAAAGCAAAATACCGTGTCAAAATCTACTGACCATGAGATGGCTGCCACAGCACCTGATATCCATGATCCGAGCAAAATGAAAAACAGAAAACAGGTTGACCGTTCTTCATGTGGTTCAAACACATCTTCTAGTAGTGAAGTAGAGACAGATGCACCTAAGAAGCTTGAAAAAGACAAGGAAGAGTCAAAAGAAGTTGATCCTAACCATCTGGCTAATGAGTCTAGTAGTCGTCGCAGTAGATGCAGTAGCAACACGAGTGATTCATGGAAGGAGGTATCTGAAGAG GGGCGACTGGCTTTTCAAGCTCTCTTCTCCAGGGAGATATTGCCACAAAGCTTCTCTCCACCACATGATCTGAAGGGTGAGGCACACCGGAAAGATATCGTTGAAGATAAGCAGAATACAGATGAGAAGGACGGAAACGCATCACCTGTGAATATCACCAGCATGATACGTGAATCCTGTACCAGCCATCATGAACTGGAGAAAAAATACAGCGGGGAGAACGGGCTGCTGACTATCGGGCTTGGACATGGGAAGCTAAAGGCTCGTCGAACAGGATTTAAACCCTACAAAAGATGTTCAATGGAGGCCAAGGAAAACAGGGTGATGACCACCGGCTGCCAATACGAGGAGAAAGGCCCCAAGAGGATACGTGTTGATGGGGAagctttaatttaa
- the LOC110614811 gene encoding protein LATE ELONGATED HYPOCOTYL isoform X3, translated as MHRNSFQRIFAQERGLEIVGCMMAYICWRVIQLEKEAVAKGVPIGQALDIDIPPPRPKRKPHNPYPRKTGVGPPPSHVAVKDGNPLNCKQTLDLEKEPPPEKSSGDEKHANGKENQDNSRSEVFTVVQEAHCPSVPSANKNSVPMPEALRKSCSVREFVPSLKEVVNQDASNESYITIELHGNQKLDKPDAKQTVQDNGTNKGAKLASCPFHEKFVQGKKSNEFNNALPTDEMEAVQNYPRHVPVHVLDGSLGTCTHTPPSDVSFQDSIFQPIGEVHGHPNLYSYPAASTTTQNQTYPPSLAPTHHNQDDYRSFLHISSAFSSLIVSTLLQNPAAHAAASFAATFWPYANMASSADSPPCAQGGFPSRQMNSAPSMAAIAAATVAAATAWWAAHGLLPLCAPLHAAFTCSPAATAVPSVDAGQVPAARTERKETTLRNPHLQDQQLDLERSEALQAQNSASKSPNVSLSDSDESGGPKQNTVSKSTDHEMAATAPDIHDPSKMKNRKQVDRSSCGSNTSSSSEVETDAPKKLEKDKEESKEVDPNHLANESSSRRSRCSSNTSDSWKEVSEEGRLAFQALFSREILPQSFSPPHDLKGEAHRKDIVEDKQNTDEKDGNASPVNITSMIRESCTSHHELEKKYSGENGLLTIGLGHGKLKARRTGFKPYKRCSMEAKENRVMTTGCQYEEKGPKRIRVDGEALI; from the exons ATGCACAGAAATTCTTTTCAAAG gatcttcgcACAGGAAAGAGGATTGGAGATAGTaggctgcatgatggcttatatatgttggagggtgatccag TTGGAGAAGGAGGCTGTTGCTAAAGGTGTTCCAATAGGACAAGCACTTGACATAGACATTCCACCTCCGCGTCCTAAGAGGAAACCGCACAATCCTTATCCTCGAAAGACTGGTGTGGGTCCTCCGCCTTCTCATGTGGCAGTGAAGGATGGAAATCCTTTAAATTGTAAACAAACTTTGGACCTGGAGAAAGAACCACCGCCTGAG AAATCCAGTGGAGATGAGAAGCACGCAAATGGAAAAGAAAACCAGGATAACAGTCGCTCAGAAGTCTTTACTGTTGTCCAAGAAGCTCACTGTCCCTCTGTGCCTTCAGCGAACAAGAATTCTGTCCCCATGCCAGAGGCACTAAGAAAATCATGCTCAGTTAGGGAGTTTGTACCTTCACTGAAGGAGGTGGTAAATCAAGATGCAAGTAATGAATCCTATATCACTATTGAACTTCATGGAAATCAGAAGCTAGATAAGCCTGATGCCAAACAGACGGTTCAAGATAATGGCACTAATAAAGGTGCAAAGTTGGCATCCTGCCCTTTTCATGAGAAATTTGTTCAGGGAAAGAAGTCAAATGAATTTAACAATGCATTGCCAACAGATGAAATGGAAGCTGTGCAGAATTATCCAAGGCATGTGCCTGTGCATGTTTTAGATGGGAGCTTGGGAACGTGCACGCATACTCCTCCCTCAGATGTTTCATTCCAGGACTCCATTTTTCAACCAATAGGTGAAGTTCATGGGCATCCCAATTTATACTCCTATCCAGCTGCATCTACTACTACTCAAAATCAGACTTATCCTCCTTCCTTAGCCCCAACTCACCATAATCAAGATGACTATAGATCATTTCTCCATATATCCTCCGCATTTTCGAGTCTTATTGTATCAACACTGCTACAAAACCCAGCAGCCCATGCTGCAGCAAGCTTTGCAGCAACCTTCTGGCCCTATGCTAACATGGCAAGTTCTGCAGATTCTCCACCATGTGCTCAAGGAGGTTTTCCATCAAGGCAAATGAATTCAGCTCCCAGTATGGCAGCGATTGCTGCTGCTACGGTGGCAGCAGCAACTGCATGGTGGGCAGCCCATGGATTACTCCCCTTATGTGCCCCTCTCCATGCTGCCTTTACCTGCTCTCCTGCTGCAACTGCAGTTCCATCAGTGGATGCGGGCCAAGTTCCTGCAGCCAGGACAGAAAGGAAGGAAACTACTCTCAGGAATCCTCATTTGCAAGATCAGCAGTTGGATCTAGAACGCTCTGAAGCTTTGCAAGCTCAAAATTCAGCATCTAAATCACCAAATGTGTCTTTGTCTGATTCTGACGAGAGTGGAGGTCCAAAGCAAAATACCGTGTCAAAATCTACTGACCATGAGATGGCTGCCACAGCACCTGATATCCATGATCCGAGCAAAATGAAAAACAGAAAACAGGTTGACCGTTCTTCATGTGGTTCAAACACATCTTCTAGTAGTGAAGTAGAGACAGATGCACCTAAGAAGCTTGAAAAAGACAAGGAAGAGTCAAAAGAAGTTGATCCTAACCATCTGGCTAATGAGTCTAGTAGTCGTCGCAGTAGATGCAGTAGCAACACGAGTGATTCATGGAAGGAGGTATCTGAAGAG GGGCGACTGGCTTTTCAAGCTCTCTTCTCCAGGGAGATATTGCCACAAAGCTTCTCTCCACCACATGATCTGAAGGGTGAGGCACACCGGAAAGATATCGTTGAAGATAAGCAGAATACAGATGAGAAGGACGGAAACGCATCACCTGTGAATATCACCAGCATGATACGTGAATCCTGTACCAGCCATCATGAACTGGAGAAAAAATACAGCGGGGAGAACGGGCTGCTGACTATCGGGCTTGGACATGGGAAGCTAAAGGCTCGTCGAACAGGATTTAAACCCTACAAAAGATGTTCAATGGAGGCCAAGGAAAACAGGGTGATGACCACCGGCTGCCAATACGAGGAGAAAGGCCCCAAGAGGATACGTGTTGATGGGGAagctttaatttaa
- the LOC110614475 gene encoding transcription factor bHLH67 isoform X1, with the protein MERLQGLFDPCFLGEQLDAEGLERGFVNTENLRTFEEEETQFSMPSLEDKIPFLQMLQGVEYPPFFPLKEPNFQTLLKLQHLKRPWNNYITEADTQVQALELESCVTHDIADLHSPAKSETKDFQNPHSNSCLEDVSPEPKRQANLIGRFCKERNSDSSFPWTHPQTMLHETHFSKTSPVVTKERKKRKRTRPTKNKEEVENQRMTHIAVERNRRRQMNDHLNSLRSLMPPSYVQRGDQASIIGGAIDFVKELEQLLQSLEAQKRMRKTEEAVAAMGMTSNWLFTSQAECNIQGESGNCEEEAKVKRKSEAAEIEVTVIKNHVNLKIQSEKKAGQLLRAIVALEDLRLTVLHLNITSSENTVLYSFNLKIEDDCKLESADEIAATVDEIFTIINGN; encoded by the exons ATGGAGAGGCTCCAAGGCCTTTTTGATCCTTGT TTCTTAGGTGAACAGCTGGATGCAGAGGGCTTGGAACGAGGATTTGTAAACACAGAAAATTTGAGAACATTCGAGGAAGAAGAAACACAGTTCTCGATGCCAAGTTTAGAAGACAAAATCCCTTTTCTTCAAATGCTACAAGGTGTAGAATACCCACCATTTTTTCCCCTCAAAGAACCCAACTTTCAGACATTACTAAAACTCCAACACCTCAAAAGGCCTTGGAACAACTACATCACTGAAGCGGACACCCAAGTTCAAGCGCTGGAGCTTGAAAGTTGTGTCACTCATGACATAGCTGATTTGCACTCACCAGCCAAATCTGAAACCAAAGATTTTCAGAACCCACATTCAAATTCCTGTCTTGAAGATGTAAGCCCCGAGCCTAAGAGGCAGGCCAATTTAATAGGACGCTTTTGCAAAGAACGTAACTCAGACTCATCCTTTCCATGGACTCACCCACAAACCATGCTCCACGAGACCCATTTCTCCAAAACTTCTCCAGTAGTCACCAAGGAACGAAAAAAGCGAAAACGAACAAGGCCAACGAAGAACAAAGAAGAAGTAGAGAATCAGCGCATGACCCACATTGCTGTGGAACGCAATCGCCGTCGCCAAATGAACGACCACCTCAACTCTCTCCGCTCTCTCATGCCCCCCTCCTACGTGCAAAGG GGTGACCAAGCGTCTATTATAGGAGGTGCAATAGATTTTGTGAAGGAACTAGAGCAGCTTCTACAATCTCTGGAAGCGCAAAAGAGAATGAGAAAAACCGAAGAAGCTGTAGCGGCCATGGGCATGACATCGAACTGGTTATTCACTTCTCAGGCGGAGTGTAATATCCAGGGGGAAAGCGGCAATTGTGAAGAGGAAGCAAAGGTGAAGAGAAAATCTGAGGCGGCGGAGATAGAAGTGACAGTCATAAAAAATCATGTAAATTTGAAGATTCAGAGTGAAAAGAAGGCAGGCCAGTTGTTGAGAGCCATCGTTGCACTGGAGGATCTTAGGCTGACAGTTTTGCACCTTAACATCACGTCGTCTGAAAATACAGTTCTTTACTCATTCAACCTAAAG ATAGAGGATGACTGTAAGCTGGAATCAGCGGATGAGATAGCAGCAACAGTTGATGAAATATTCACCATTATCAACGGCAACTGA
- the LOC110614558 gene encoding protein CURVATURE THYLAKOID 1B, chloroplastic, which yields MASTSSTTLSITSSSSLVDAKAPRQLAAASPQCVTLPTLPPPPVQTQNRPWKTTAYCRKLARNVMAMATGEALATGEAPTELATTEPPEIVKSIQQAWDKVEDKYAVSSLAVAGVVALWGSTGMISAIDRLPLIPGALELVGIGYTGWFAYKNIIFKPDREAFVAKVKATFNDIIGSSS from the exons ATGGCCTCAACTTCCTCCACAACCTTATCAATCACCTCTTCGTCAAGCCTTGTTGATGCCAAGGCTCCTCGCCAATTAGCCGCTGCATCACCACAATGTGTGACCCTGCCCacccttcctcctcctcctgtcCAGACTCAGAACCGTCCCTGGAAGACCACTGCTTATT GTCGAAAGCTAGCCCGGAATGTTATGGCTATGGCTACCGGAGAGGCTTTGGCTACAGGGGAGGCTCCAACTGAGCTGGCTACAACTGAGCCGCCAGAGATTGTCAAGTCAATTCAACAAGCT TGGGATAAGGTTGAAGACAAGTATGCAGTGTCTTCACTAGCAGTTGCTGGTGTAGTTGCTCTTTGGGGCTCCACTGGGATGATCTCG GCGATTGATAGGCTTCCTTTGATTCCTGGGGCTCTTGAGCTTGTCGGCATCGGTTACACAGGA TGGTTTGCATACAAGAACATTATTTTCAAACCTGACAG GGAAGCTTTTGTAGCGAAAGTGAAAGCCACATTCAACGACATAATTGGGAGCAGCAGCTAa
- the LOC110614475 gene encoding transcription factor bHLH67 isoform X2 — protein sequence MPSLEDKIPFLQMLQGVEYPPFFPLKEPNFQTLLKLQHLKRPWNNYITEADTQVQALELESCVTHDIADLHSPAKSETKDFQNPHSNSCLEDVSPEPKRQANLIGRFCKERNSDSSFPWTHPQTMLHETHFSKTSPVVTKERKKRKRTRPTKNKEEVENQRMTHIAVERNRRRQMNDHLNSLRSLMPPSYVQRGDQASIIGGAIDFVKELEQLLQSLEAQKRMRKTEEAVAAMGMTSNWLFTSQAECNIQGESGNCEEEAKVKRKSEAAEIEVTVIKNHVNLKIQSEKKAGQLLRAIVALEDLRLTVLHLNITSSENTVLYSFNLKIEDDCKLESADEIAATVDEIFTIINGN from the exons ATGCCAAGTTTAGAAGACAAAATCCCTTTTCTTCAAATGCTACAAGGTGTAGAATACCCACCATTTTTTCCCCTCAAAGAACCCAACTTTCAGACATTACTAAAACTCCAACACCTCAAAAGGCCTTGGAACAACTACATCACTGAAGCGGACACCCAAGTTCAAGCGCTGGAGCTTGAAAGTTGTGTCACTCATGACATAGCTGATTTGCACTCACCAGCCAAATCTGAAACCAAAGATTTTCAGAACCCACATTCAAATTCCTGTCTTGAAGATGTAAGCCCCGAGCCTAAGAGGCAGGCCAATTTAATAGGACGCTTTTGCAAAGAACGTAACTCAGACTCATCCTTTCCATGGACTCACCCACAAACCATGCTCCACGAGACCCATTTCTCCAAAACTTCTCCAGTAGTCACCAAGGAACGAAAAAAGCGAAAACGAACAAGGCCAACGAAGAACAAAGAAGAAGTAGAGAATCAGCGCATGACCCACATTGCTGTGGAACGCAATCGCCGTCGCCAAATGAACGACCACCTCAACTCTCTCCGCTCTCTCATGCCCCCCTCCTACGTGCAAAGG GGTGACCAAGCGTCTATTATAGGAGGTGCAATAGATTTTGTGAAGGAACTAGAGCAGCTTCTACAATCTCTGGAAGCGCAAAAGAGAATGAGAAAAACCGAAGAAGCTGTAGCGGCCATGGGCATGACATCGAACTGGTTATTCACTTCTCAGGCGGAGTGTAATATCCAGGGGGAAAGCGGCAATTGTGAAGAGGAAGCAAAGGTGAAGAGAAAATCTGAGGCGGCGGAGATAGAAGTGACAGTCATAAAAAATCATGTAAATTTGAAGATTCAGAGTGAAAAGAAGGCAGGCCAGTTGTTGAGAGCCATCGTTGCACTGGAGGATCTTAGGCTGACAGTTTTGCACCTTAACATCACGTCGTCTGAAAATACAGTTCTTTACTCATTCAACCTAAAG ATAGAGGATGACTGTAAGCTGGAATCAGCGGATGAGATAGCAGCAACAGTTGATGAAATATTCACCATTATCAACGGCAACTGA
- the LOC110615654 gene encoding metal tolerance protein 1, giving the protein MEARNPQHGQIIEINVDVPDGGSTVGRSRICGEAPCGFSDGGANSKDAKERSASMRKLLIAVALCVLFMSAEVAGGIKANSLAILTDAAHLLSDVAAFAISLFSLWAAGWEATPRQSYGFFRVEILGALVSMQLIWLITGILVYEAIVRLIHDTGDVNGFLMFIVAAFGLVVNIIMALLLGHDHGHGHDHAHGHDDHNHGIGHIHGEKNNSHRHHHHHHQHEEHTKDKHHHHEEHSKDEHHPVSEDNTVPLLDKGKDKHGKIQRNINVQGAYLHVLGDSIQSIGVMIGGAVIWYKPEWKIVDLICTLIFSVIVLGTTIKMLRSILEVLMESTPREIDATKLEKGLLEMEEVVAIHELHIWAITVGKVLLACHVKIRPEANADMVLDNVINYIRREYNISHVTIQIER; this is encoded by the coding sequence ATGGAAGCTCGAAATCCTCAACATGGAcaaattattgaaataaacGTTGATGTTCCTGATGGGGGAAGCACCGTTGGGAGAAGTAGGATATGTGGAGAAGCACCTTGTGGATTCTCAGATGGTGGAGCTAATTCCAAAGACGCCAAAGAACGATCAGCTTCCATGCGCAAGCTCTTGATTGCAGTAGCACTTTGTGTACTCTTCATGAGTGCTGAAGTAGCTGGTGGCATCAAAGCCAACAGTCTTGCCATATTGACTGATGCTGCGCATTTGCTTTCAGATGTTGCAGCCTTTGCTATCTCCTTGTTCTCCTTGTGGGCAGCTGGGTGGGAAGCCACACCCCGTCAGTCGTATGGATTTTTTAGGGTTGAGATCCTCGGTGCATTGGTTTCCATGCAGCTCATATGGCTGATTACAGGGATTTTGGTATATGAAGCCATTGTTAGGCTCATTCATGATACAGGTGATGTAAATGGCTTTCTGATGTTTATAGTTGCTGCTTTTGGTCTGGTGGTGAATATCATCATGGCTCTTTTATTGGGCCATGATCACGGGCATGGTCATGATCATGCGCATGGCCATGATGATCACAATCATGGAATTGGCCACATCCATGGGGAGAAAAATAACTCTCACcgtcaccaccaccaccaccatcagCATGAGGAGCACACAAAAGATAAACACCATCATCACGAGGAGCACTCAAAAGATGAGCACCATCCTGTGTCTGAAGATAACACTGTGCCCTTACTGGATAAAGGGAAAGACAAACATGGCAAAATTCAGCGAAACATAAATGTACAAGGGGCTTATCTCCATGTACTTGGGGATTCCATTCAGAGTATTGGGGTGATGATTGGAGGTGCAGTCATATGGTATAAGCCTGAGTGGAAGATAGTTGATCTGATCTGCACTCTAATTTTTTCAGTTATAGTTTTAGGTACAACAATCAAAATGCTGCGAAGCATACTTGAAGTCCTGATGGAAAGCACTCCAAGAGAGATAGATGCAACAAAGCTAGAGAAGGGGCTGTTGGAGATGGAGGAAGTGGTGGCCATTCACGAGCTGCATATATGGGCCATTACAGTGGGTAAAGTTCTCTTGGCTTGTCATGTTAAAATCAGACCAGAAGCAAATGCAGACATGGTTTTGGACAATGTAATAAACTACATCAGAAGGGAATATAATATTAGTCATGTTACCATCCAGATCGAGCGTTAG